The segment TCGGCAACGCCCGCTGGGAGGCCGGCAACGCGCGCGACGTCATCGAGTACTACGCGGGCGCCCCCGAGCGGCTGTTCGGCCGGCAGATCCCGGTGGCCGGCGGCCTCGACGTGACCTTCCACGAGCCGCTCGGCGTGGTCGGCGTGATCGTCCCGTGGAACTTCCCGCTGCCGATCGCCGCCTGGGCGCTGGCCCCCGCACTGGCCGCGGGCAACACCGTCATCGTCAAACCCGCCGAGCTCACCCCGCTCACCGCGCTGCGGCTGGCCGAACTCGCCCTGCGCGCGGGCCTGCCCGAGGGCGTGCTGCAGGTGCTGCCCGGCCGCGGCCCGGTGGTCGGACAGCGCTTCGTCACCCACCCCGACGTCCGCAAGGTGGTGTTCACCGGCTCCACCGCCGTCGGCAAGTCGGTGATGGCGGGCTGCGCCGCCCAGGTCAAGCCGGTCACGCTCGAACTCGGCGGCAAGAGCGCCAACATCGTCTTCGCCGACGCCGACCTGGACAAGGCCGCCGCCACCGCCCCGTACGCGGTCTTCGACAACGCGGGGCAGGACTGCTGCGCGCGCTCCCGGATCCTGGTCGAGGCGAGCGTGTACGAGGAGTTCATGGAGCGGCTGGAGCGCGCCGTCCGGGGGGTGCGGGTCGGTGACCCGGCGGACGAGAAGACCGAGATGGGGCCGCTGGTCTCGGCCGCGCACCGGGCCCGGGTGGCCTCCTACGTGGACGGCGACACCGAGGTGGCGTTCCGCGGCGCCGCGCCCGAAGGGCCCGGCTTCTGGTACCCGCCGACGGTGCTGGCGCCGATCGCCCCCGACCACCGGGCGTTCACCGAGGAGGTGTTCGGCCCGGTCGTCACCGTGGTCCCGTTCCGCGGCGAGAGCGACGCGGTGCGGATCGCCAACGCCACCGAGTACGGCCTGTCCGGGTCGGTCTGGACGCGCGACGTGGGCCGGGCGCTGCGCGTCGCCCGGGCCCTGGAGGCGGGCAACCTGTCCGTCAACTCGCACTCCTCGGTGCGCTACTGGACGCCGTTCGGCGGCTTCAAACAGTCCGGCCTGGGCCGCGAGCTCGGACCGGACGCCCTGCACGCCTTCACCGAGACCAAGAACGTCTTCATCGCCACGGAGGAATGAGCCAGATGAGCAAGCGACTTGAGGGCCGGGTGGCGGTCGTCACCGGCGCGGGCAGCGGCATCGGCCTGGCCACGGTGCGCCGCTTCGCCGCCGAGGGCGCGAAGGTGGTGTGCGCCGACATCGACGAGGAGACCGGCACCAAGGCCGCCAACGAGGCCGGCGGCCTGTTCGTGCGCACCGACGTCACCGACGAGGAGCAGGTCCGGGCCCTGTTCGACACCGCCGTCGAGCACTACGGCAGCCTGGACGTGGCGTTCAACAACGCGGGCATCTCCCCGCCGGACGACGACTCCATCCTGGTCACCGGCCTGGAGGCGTGGAAGCGCGTCCAGGACGTCAACCTGACCTCGGTGTACCTGTGTTGCAAGTACGCGATCGGCCACATGCGGCGGCAGGGCAGGGGCTCGATCATCAACACCGCGTCCTTCGTGGCGGTGATGGGCGCCGCGACCTCGCAGATCTCCTACAGCGCCTCCAAGGGCGGCGTGCTGGCGATGAGCCGCGAGCTGGGCGTGGAGTTCGCCCGCGAGGGCATCCGGGTCAACGCGCTGTGCCCCGGCCCGGTCAACACCCCGCTGCTGCAGGAGCTGTTCGCCAAGGACCCGGAACGCGCCGCCCGCAGGCTGGTGCACATCCCGCTCGGCCGGTTCGCCGAACCCGAGGAGATCGCCGCCGCGGTGGCCTTCCTGGCCAGCGACGACTCCTCCTTCATGACCGCCAACACCTTCCTGGTGGACGGCGGCATCTCCGGCGCGTACGTCACCCCGCTCCCGTAGCGCATGCGGCGGCCGGGCGGGTCCCGGAGGACACCGCCCGGCCGCCGCGCGCACCCGGGGAGGTCAGTGCGAGGAGGACGCGTCCCCGCCGACCGCGAGGGCGTCGCCCCCGTCGCTCAGCGCGTCGCCGCCGACGGCCAGCGCGGAGCCGCACAGCGCCTCGGCGTCGCCCCCGATCGCGCCCGCGTCGCCGCCCTCGGCCCAGGCGTCGCCACCCGTCGCCAGGGCGCTGCCGCCCAGCGCGCCCGCGTCCCCGCCGACCGCGCCCGCGTTCCCGTCCTCGGCCCAGGCGTCGCCGCCGACCGCGCCCGCGTCGCCGCCCCGGGCCGCCGCGTCGCCGCCGACGGCCAGCGCCCCGTGCGGGTGCATGTGGTGGTGGTGGGAGTGGGCGGAGGCGGTGCCCACCGTGCCGAGCAGGGCGAGCCCGGTGAGGAAGGCGGTGGTGGTGACCTTGGCAAGGCTGGAACGCATCGAGTTCTCCATGCTCGGCGCTGAACGCCGTGGCGTCGCGCGCGGTTTCGGGGGCCGGACGCGACGATCATCGGCACCCGGAGCCCCCGGCCGTACGCCGCGGGCCGGTCGGTCACCCGGCCGGGGCACATCCACCGCCGCGACGGGTGAGCGCCGTACCGCCGGATGCCGTACCGGGCGGCGCGCGGGGTTGACGCCCCTGCGGGCCAAGGAAGTTGACGTCACGTCAGTGTGACGATCGGACCGGAAGCTCCATCTCGAACCAGACCACCTTGCCGTCCCGGGTGGCCCGGCTGCCCCAGCGGTGCGCCAGCTCGTTGATCAGCAGCATGCCCCGCCCGCCCTCGTCGTGCTCGCCCACCGGCCGCAGCCGCGGCTCCCGGCTGTCCGCGTCCGACACCTCCACCGTCAGCAGCGAGCCCCGGAACAGCCGCAACTGCAACGGCGAACCCGCGTGCAGCACCGCGTTCGCCAACAGCTCCCCGGCCAGCAGCACCACCGGCTCCACCAGCGAACCCAGCCCCCAGTCGGCCAGCGTCCGCCGGGTGAACTCCCGGGCGTGCCGCAGCAGTGCCGGATCCCCCGACAGCGCCAGGGTCGCCAGCCGGTCCGCGCCGACCGGCCCCGCGTGCGCCATGATCACCGCCACGTCGTCCTGACCCATCGTCGCCCCGAGCGCCCCCAGCACCGCGTCGCAGCCGCGCTCCAGGGTCGACTGACGGTGCGTCACCGTCTCCCGCAGCAGCTCCAGACCCTCGTCCAGGTCCTGCCCGCGCCGCTCCACCAGGCCGTCCGTGTACAGCACCAGCAGCCCGTCCGTGCGCAGCGGGAAGCGCACCGACTCGAACGGCACCCCGCCCACGCCCAGCGGCGCGCCCGGCGGCGGCGTCACCAGCCGGGCCTGGCCGTCCCGCTCCGAGACCACCGGCGGCAGGTGTCCTGCCGAGGCCAGGATGCACTCCTCGTCCACCGGGTCGAACACCGCGCACACGCAGGTGGCGAACTGGCCCTCGCCGAGCTGCGCGGTCGCCTCGTCCAGCCGCCGCAGCACCCGCGCCGGATCCAGGTCCAGCGTCACCAGCGTCCGCGCCACCGTCCGCAGCTGGCCCATCGTGGCGGCGGCCCGGATGCCGTGCCCCATCACGTCGCCGACGATCAGCGCCACCCGCCCGCCGGTCAGCGGCACCACGTCGAACCAGTCACCGCCGATCTCGTCGCCCACCGTCGAGGGCAGGTAGCGGTGCGCGATCTCCAGCCCGGGCGTGTGGTGCACGTCCTGCGGCAGCAGGCTGCGCTGCAGGGTCAGCGCGGTGTCCCGCTCCCGCCGGTACAACCGGGCGTTGTCGATGCACACCGCCGCCCGCGCCGCCAGCTCCTCGCCCAGCGCCCGGTCCGCCGGGGTGAACGGCTCCGGATTGGCCAGCCGGACGAACTCCACCCCGCCCAGTACCTGGCCGCGCGCCAGCAGCGGCACCATCAGGTACGAGTGGATCCCGGCGTCCAGGCCCGGCTGGACCCGGTCCGGGTGCGCCACGATCCGGCGCAGCTCGAACTCGTCCACGTGCGGCACCAGGATCGACCGGCCGGTGCGCATCGCCTGCGCGTACAGCTTGGCCGAGTGCGTGGTCTCCCCGACCTCGTCCGCCGCCCCCGTCAGCAGCAGGCCGTCCTCCCGCTCGCCCACCGCGACCGCCCGCAGCGGCACCGAACCGGACTCCGGCACCGGCTCCGGGTCCTCGCCGGTCAGCACCGCCTCGCGGATGTCCACCGTCACGAAGTCCGCGAACCGCGGGATCACCACGTCCACCAGCTCCTGGGCGGTGATCGTCAGGTCCAGCGTGGTGCCGATCCGGGTGGACGCCTCGTTCAGCAGCGCCAGCCGCTGCTGGGCGGCCTCGGCGGCCTCCAGCGCCCGCTGCCGCTGCTCGGCCGCGTCCCGCTCCCGGGTGTACAACAACGCGTTGTCGATCGACACCGCCGCCCGGGCCGCCAGCTCGCCGGCCAGCGCCAGGTCCGCCTGCCCGTACGGAGTCTCGGTCCGGGACCGGAAGAACGTCGCCGTGCCGATCGCCGCACCCCGCGCGATCAGCGGCACCACCATCATCGAACGCACCCCCTGGGCCCGGATCGCCCCGCCCCGCACCGGGTCGTCCGTGAACCAACTCATCGCCGCCCCGTCCGTCCGCGGCACCAGCACCGGCCGGCCGTGCGACAGCGCCCAGGCGTACGGGGTGCTCGGGTGCAGCCGCTGCACGGTGTCGGCCGGGGCGATCGACGACATCCCGCTGCCCGGCACGGTGTGGAACGCCAGCCGCCGCAGCACCGCGGAGCGGTCCCCGCGGCCCGGCAGCGCGGCCGGCTCGCCCCGCACCAGGGCGTCCAGCACCTCCACCACCACGGTGTCCGCCAGGCTCGGCGCGGCCGTCTCGGCCAGCTCCCGGGCCGTGGTGGCCAGGTCCAGCGTGGTGCCGATCCGGGTGGACGCCTCGTTCAGCAGCGCCAGCCGCTGCTGGGCGGCCTCGGCGGCGCCCTCCGCCTCGAAGCGCTCGGTGATGTCCACGACCGTGGTGCTCACCCCCAGCACCGTGCCGTCCGGCTGCTCCAGCCGGAAGCTCGACACCGACCAGGCGTGCTCGTGGTCCGGGTCGGCCGCCGTCCAGCCGTGCGTCCGGGCGTCCACCACCGGCTGCCCGTCGGCCAGCACCCGGCGCATCGTCTCCTCCGCCGCCCGGCCGTCGATCCCCGGCAGCACCTCGCTCAGCCGCCGCCCCAGGTGCTGCTCCACCGGCAGCCCGTTGATCCGGGCCAGCGCCTCGTTCAGCCGGACGTAGCGCATGTCGGTGTCGTACACCGCCATCCCGACCGGCGACTGCGTGAAGAACCCGTCCAGCACCGCCAGGTCCGCGGCCAGCCGGCGCACCTCGCTGACGTCCGAGGCCACCGCCAGCACCATCGGCGAGCCCTCCCGGTCCAGCACCGGGAAGGTCCGGAAGTCGAGCCGCACCAGGTGCCCGTCCCGGTGCCGCACCGGGAACACCCCCGACCAGGCGCGGCCGCTCAGGATCCGGGCGAACAGCTCCAGCGCCGCCGGACGCCGCTCCGGGCCGACCAGGATGTCCGCCGCGCGGGTGCCCACCGCGAGGTCGGCCGGGAAGCCGAGCAGCGCCTCCGCGTCCGGGCTCCAGTGCAGGATCCGGCCGTCCGCGGCGATCAGGGCCGTGGCGACCGGGATCGCCAGCAGGCCGTCCGGCACCGGCGCACCGCCCGCCGTGAGCGGGGAGGTGGGACGGCTCCGGGGGATCGTGCGCTGCTGCCCGGCGTCCATCTGGTTCTCGGCATCCATCCGGCCACCTACCGTTCGGGGGCGGGTACCGCCCTGCCATCGTCGCACGGCGGGCCGCCCGAGCCCAGACGGGTGACTTGCCGCTAGGGTGACCCGGATGGACACCCGCCGGAGGCACCCCGGGGCGGCGCACGGTGGTGCGTAGGAAACCCGCCCCCGTCAGCCCGCTGCCGCAGCGCGACGGCATCGACCCCGTCCACGTCAGGCTGCCGCTCGAGGGCGGCTGGCCCACCGTGCGCGCCTACCTCGAGGAGCGCTACGGCGCCGCCGCCGGGGACGGACGGATCGCCGCCATGCTCGCGGCCGGCGAGTTCGTCGACCCGGACGGGCCGGTCACCGACGGCACGCCCTACCGGCCCGGCGGCCACGTCTGGTTCCACCGCGAACCCGGACCGCCCGAACCCGTGGTGCCCTTCCCGGTCGAGGTCCTGCACCGCGACGAGCGGATCGTGGTCGCCGACAAGCCGCACTTCCTCGCCACCACCCCGCGCGGCAGCCACGCCACCGAGACCGCCCTCGCCCGGCTGCGCCGCGACCTCGACCTGCCCCGGCTCAGCCCCGCCCACCGCCTGGACCGGCTCACC is part of the Kitasatospora cineracea genome and harbors:
- a CDS encoding 3-oxoacyl-ACP reductase, producing MSQMSKRLEGRVAVVTGAGSGIGLATVRRFAAEGAKVVCADIDEETGTKAANEAGGLFVRTDVTDEEQVRALFDTAVEHYGSLDVAFNNAGISPPDDDSILVTGLEAWKRVQDVNLTSVYLCCKYAIGHMRRQGRGSIINTASFVAVMGAATSQISYSASKGGVLAMSRELGVEFAREGIRVNALCPGPVNTPLLQELFAKDPERAARRLVHIPLGRFAEPEEIAAAVAFLASDDSSFMTANTFLVDGGISGAYVTPLP
- a CDS encoding SpoIIE family protein phosphatase gives rise to the protein MDAENQMDAGQQRTIPRSRPTSPLTAGGAPVPDGLLAIPVATALIAADGRILHWSPDAEALLGFPADLAVGTRAADILVGPERRPAALELFARILSGRAWSGVFPVRHRDGHLVRLDFRTFPVLDREGSPMVLAVASDVSEVRRLAADLAVLDGFFTQSPVGMAVYDTDMRYVRLNEALARINGLPVEQHLGRRLSEVLPGIDGRAAEETMRRVLADGQPVVDARTHGWTAADPDHEHAWSVSSFRLEQPDGTVLGVSTTVVDITERFEAEGAAEAAQQRLALLNEASTRIGTTLDLATTARELAETAAPSLADTVVVEVLDALVRGEPAALPGRGDRSAVLRRLAFHTVPGSGMSSIAPADTVQRLHPSTPYAWALSHGRPVLVPRTDGAAMSWFTDDPVRGGAIRAQGVRSMMVVPLIARGAAIGTATFFRSRTETPYGQADLALAGELAARAAVSIDNALLYTRERDAAEQRQRALEAAEAAQQRLALLNEASTRIGTTLDLTITAQELVDVVIPRFADFVTVDIREAVLTGEDPEPVPESGSVPLRAVAVGEREDGLLLTGAADEVGETTHSAKLYAQAMRTGRSILVPHVDEFELRRIVAHPDRVQPGLDAGIHSYLMVPLLARGQVLGGVEFVRLANPEPFTPADRALGEELAARAAVCIDNARLYRRERDTALTLQRSLLPQDVHHTPGLEIAHRYLPSTVGDEIGGDWFDVVPLTGGRVALIVGDVMGHGIRAAATMGQLRTVARTLVTLDLDPARVLRRLDEATAQLGEGQFATCVCAVFDPVDEECILASAGHLPPVVSERDGQARLVTPPPGAPLGVGGVPFESVRFPLRTDGLLVLYTDGLVERRGQDLDEGLELLRETVTHRQSTLERGCDAVLGALGATMGQDDVAVIMAHAGPVGADRLATLALSGDPALLRHAREFTRRTLADWGLGSLVEPVVLLAGELLANAVLHAGSPLQLRLFRGSLLTVEVSDADSREPRLRPVGEHDEGGRGMLLINELAHRWGSRATRDGKVVWFEMELPVRSSH
- a CDS encoding aldehyde dehydrogenase family protein; the encoded protein is MSEESEPYRVVNPATEEVITTVDLAGPAAADAAIARAKAAFESWRNVAPGDRARLLRRFAAEVDAEREQLAALEVANAGHTIGNARWEAGNARDVIEYYAGAPERLFGRQIPVAGGLDVTFHEPLGVVGVIVPWNFPLPIAAWALAPALAAGNTVIVKPAELTPLTALRLAELALRAGLPEGVLQVLPGRGPVVGQRFVTHPDVRKVVFTGSTAVGKSVMAGCAAQVKPVTLELGGKSANIVFADADLDKAAATAPYAVFDNAGQDCCARSRILVEASVYEEFMERLERAVRGVRVGDPADEKTEMGPLVSAAHRARVASYVDGDTEVAFRGAAPEGPGFWYPPTVLAPIAPDHRAFTEEVFGPVVTVVPFRGESDAVRIANATEYGLSGSVWTRDVGRALRVARALEAGNLSVNSHSSVRYWTPFGGFKQSGLGRELGPDALHAFTETKNVFIATEE